One window from the genome of Candidatus Chlorohelix allophototropha encodes:
- a CDS encoding WD40 repeat domain-containing serine/threonine protein kinase, translated as MLQAGDVISGTYRLVRRLGKGGMGEVWLAHHNLLDESRAIKIVLGELAENTQLRDRFVRGEARNALRLERHPNIVRVYELSQHENMPYMVMEYVEGVSLRDLMNLRKPMSLFETAEILRQIASGLEAAHRQGMIHRDIKPANVLIDEKNGNIAKLTDFGLVKNLEADGDSGLTATGQYMGTPFYMAPEQAHGNADKRSDIYSLGAMVYEMLAGRPPFIGVTTSIIVQHVTTPPPALREFNPTVPVEVQNVILRALAKNPEDRFQNATEFYMAYQHALHISSPNQGEKTTPLGRVAPLPGPSTFGMYQNPQTPPTGITPNPAHISGANTPPDLKLPNGSSQTPPPAIEPASEKMKKMPLLVIIASVILILATVATILVLIVSSNSSSNSNGTIGAFRPVTASYPLPTQIGESRILAGVAQNSVTAMDVSPDGSVIAAGYSNATLITWRTETGKELTRLSGFNGTVHGLSFSQDGKRLLGCGSDNSLLIWNMPDGKILRTLEGQTVNALACDFINDGRTVYSIAEDNSRRQWELNNSGNTPANVQSGQRLESNLVAFSPDGKFVAVIDKPQNLSVTNLTTFSEAGRITLQTNENITAVAFHPSLNILVTAIDDGSLRFWNITAKQNMLIFNPLIKLALPDSESLSALLYTPDGKFLISGSTEGRLGVWEADSGKQISSTNPHERGITRLKFMPGSKQVVTASNDNTVAISTLDGLKLDKSIGSASSALRTLTLSPDGRQVAFTQNKKIVLFDLAKGTIRYQLEGHKNTPYNLAFSLDGKRLVSTSYNELMLWDTESGKRAEIEQFDNAIGGIAFSPDGKKLAVGSYKQVYLYDTSNYRIGKELKPNTQEEISATSLAFADNQTLALVWGNKNTYLWNINGNEQPKLLTQEDDNIATLAISPDKKFLAVAISGKVRMYDLPSGKERLLLDTKDYGVRQLTFDSSGKRLAASLPGNNIMIWQLPNQTPLNLQGHQDSVSGFAFVLDENYGLSASEDGTLRIWKV; from the coding sequence ATGTTGCAGGCTGGAGACGTAATCAGCGGAACCTATCGTCTAGTACGCAGATTGGGAAAAGGCGGTATGGGCGAAGTTTGGCTGGCACACCATAACCTCCTTGATGAGTCGCGTGCAATCAAGATTGTATTGGGTGAGCTTGCTGAAAACACCCAGTTGCGAGATAGGTTTGTGCGAGGCGAAGCCCGTAACGCGCTGCGGTTGGAACGACATCCCAATATTGTGAGGGTTTACGAACTTAGCCAGCATGAAAATATGCCTTACATGGTTATGGAATATGTAGAAGGTGTAAGCCTACGCGACCTCATGAATCTGCGTAAACCGATGTCCCTCTTTGAAACCGCAGAAATCCTACGACAAATTGCCTCCGGACTGGAAGCCGCCCACCGACAAGGGATGATTCACCGAGATATTAAACCCGCCAACGTTCTGATTGACGAGAAAAACGGAAATATTGCCAAACTTACCGATTTCGGGCTGGTCAAAAACCTTGAGGCGGATGGTGATAGTGGCTTGACCGCAACGGGTCAATATATGGGTACACCCTTTTATATGGCTCCTGAACAGGCGCATGGTAATGCCGACAAACGCAGCGACATTTATTCGCTGGGCGCAATGGTTTATGAGATGCTGGCAGGGCGACCACCTTTCATTGGGGTTACTACTTCTATAATTGTGCAACATGTCACCACGCCACCGCCAGCTTTGAGAGAATTTAACCCCACCGTTCCGGTTGAAGTGCAAAATGTGATTCTACGCGCCCTAGCCAAAAACCCCGAAGACCGTTTTCAAAACGCTACCGAATTTTACATGGCTTATCAGCATGCCCTTCATATCAGCAGCCCTAATCAGGGTGAAAAGACTACCCCGCTTGGTAGGGTCGCCCCTTTGCCGGGTCCCAGCACCTTTGGTATGTATCAGAATCCTCAAACCCCACCGACAGGTATCACCCCAAATCCGGCGCATATTTCCGGAGCAAATACGCCCCCTGATCTGAAATTGCCTAACGGGTCGAGCCAAACACCCCCGCCTGCAATTGAACCCGCATCGGAAAAAATGAAAAAAATGCCGTTATTAGTGATTATCGCCAGTGTAATCTTAATTCTGGCTACCGTTGCCACAATTCTGGTGCTGATAGTTTCAAGCAATTCAAGCAGCAATTCCAATGGCACTATCGGGGCATTTCGTCCTGTAACAGCTTCTTATCCCTTGCCAACGCAAATCGGCGAATCCAGAATCTTGGCGGGAGTTGCTCAAAACAGCGTAACGGCAATGGATGTTTCACCGGATGGAAGTGTGATTGCGGCTGGCTATAGCAATGCAACGCTGATTACTTGGCGTACTGAAACCGGAAAAGAGTTAACCCGCCTGTCGGGTTTTAACGGCACAGTACACGGGTTAAGTTTTTCACAAGATGGAAAGCGATTACTTGGCTGCGGTTCAGATAACTCCTTGCTTATTTGGAATATGCCCGATGGTAAAATTCTGCGTACCTTAGAGGGTCAAACCGTAAATGCGCTGGCTTGTGATTTTATAAATGACGGCAGGACAGTGTATTCAATCGCCGAAGATAACTCACGCCGTCAGTGGGAGCTTAACAACTCCGGTAATACTCCCGCTAACGTACAGTCCGGGCAAAGGCTCGAATCGAATCTGGTAGCTTTTTCGCCCGATGGCAAATTCGTGGCAGTGATTGACAAGCCGCAAAATCTTTCCGTTACTAACCTTACTACCTTTAGTGAAGCGGGACGAATTACCCTACAAACTAACGAAAATATTACGGCGGTTGCGTTCCACCCTTCCCTCAATATACTGGTTACTGCGATTGACGATGGTTCTCTACGCTTCTGGAATATTACTGCCAAGCAAAATATGCTGATCTTCAACCCTTTAATAAAACTAGCGCTACCCGATTCGGAATCGCTCTCAGCGTTACTTTATACCCCCGATGGGAAATTTCTTATTAGTGGCAGTACCGAGGGAAGGTTAGGAGTATGGGAGGCGGATTCGGGCAAGCAAATCTCATCAACCAACCCCCACGAGCGGGGCATTACTCGCCTTAAGTTTATGCCCGGCTCTAAACAAGTAGTAACTGCTTCAAACGATAACACGGTTGCCATCAGCACATTGGACGGACTAAAGCTGGATAAAAGCATAGGCTCGGCATCCTCAGCGTTGAGAACTTTGACGCTTTCTCCTGACGGGCGGCAGGTTGCTTTTACCCAGAATAAAAAAATCGTGCTATTCGACCTTGCAAAAGGTACTATCCGTTATCAGTTAGAGGGTCATAAAAATACGCCCTATAATCTGGCTTTCTCGCTAGATGGCAAGCGGCTTGTCTCAACCTCTTACAATGAGCTAATGTTGTGGGATACAGAATCCGGCAAACGGGCGGAGATTGAACAATTCGATAATGCTATCGGAGGGATTGCGTTTTCACCTGATGGTAAAAAGCTGGCGGTTGGTTCGTACAAACAGGTTTATCTTTATGATACAAGCAACTACCGCATTGGCAAAGAATTAAAGCCGAACACGCAGGAAGAAATCAGCGCTACCAGCCTAGCATTTGCAGATAACCAAACTCTGGCGCTGGTATGGGGCAATAAAAATACCTATCTTTGGAATATAAATGGCAACGAACAACCAAAATTGCTGACCCAAGAAGATGATAATATCGCTACTCTGGCGATTTCACCGGATAAAAAATTCCTTGCGGTAGCTATCAGCGGCAAGGTGCGCATGTACGACCTACCAAGCGGCAAGGAAAGGCTCTTGCTGGATACAAAAGATTACGGGGTGCGGCAATTGACTTTTGATTCTTCAGGAAAGCGACTTGCGGCTTCACTACCGGGCAATAATATTATGATCTGGCAATTGCCGAATCAAACTCCGCTTAACCTACAGGGTCATCAAGATAGCGTCAGTGGCTTTGCCTTCGTGCTGGATGAGAACTATGGTTTAAGCGCATCGGAGGATGGGACACTGCGAATCTGGAAAGTTTAA
- a CDS encoding phospholipase D-like domain-containing protein, with protein MAGNQNKKNDPENYVPQRERTIRTLLISGIALIVVAAIAIVGLLMMGGSQTTVAVITAEATEDPQQEVSSVLDTTPKAIEGTVVEGALGSGGHYKTDWYELYFTAPVYPDKPENHKGSLDQYLTNFINTAERTVDVADYDFDLANVADAMVAATKRGVRVRMVTDTDTITNKDKNIQAAFDKLKKASITIVDDQRSPIMHNKFTVVDNKAVSTGSWNYTDGDTYHLNNNVIFIKNPQLAQNYTTEFEKMFIKKDFGPNKDKGVPYPSLLIGNTKIENYFAAEDGVAQKIVDKIGTAKSSIYFMAFSFTHNGIGKAIMDKAKAGVKVGGVFETTGSQTVYSQYKKMLEQKLDVYTDGNPWVMHHKVIILDEHITIFGSFNFSDNADKSNDENLLIIDDEGLAKAFKTEYDRVLEVAKAKKK; from the coding sequence ATGGCTGGTAATCAAAATAAAAAAAACGATCCTGAAAACTATGTGCCGCAACGAGAACGCACTATCAGAACGTTACTAATCTCAGGTATCGCACTAATTGTGGTAGCAGCTATCGCCATTGTTGGCTTGCTGATGATGGGTGGCAGCCAAACCACTGTCGCCGTAATAACAGCGGAAGCTACCGAAGACCCACAGCAGGAAGTTAGCAGCGTTTTGGATACAACCCCCAAGGCTATCGAAGGCACTGTGGTTGAAGGCGCGCTTGGCTCAGGGGGTCACTATAAAACCGATTGGTACGAGTTGTACTTTACTGCGCCTGTTTACCCGGATAAGCCTGAAAACCACAAAGGCAGCCTTGATCAATACTTAACCAATTTCATCAATACTGCCGAACGCACCGTTGACGTGGCAGATTATGACTTTGATTTGGCAAACGTGGCGGACGCAATGGTTGCTGCCACAAAGCGGGGCGTAAGGGTGCGCATGGTTACAGATACCGATACCATCACCAACAAAGACAAAAATATTCAAGCGGCTTTCGACAAACTGAAAAAAGCTAGTATAACCATTGTCGATGACCAACGCAGCCCGATTATGCATAACAAGTTCACGGTGGTGGACAATAAGGCAGTCTCTACCGGAAGCTGGAATTACACCGATGGCGATACTTATCATCTGAATAATAATGTGATTTTTATCAAGAATCCGCAGTTGGCACAGAACTATACTACCGAATTCGAGAAGATGTTTATTAAGAAAGATTTTGGACCAAACAAGGATAAAGGCGTACCCTATCCCTCGCTGCTTATCGGGAATACCAAAATTGAGAATTATTTTGCTGCCGAAGATGGGGTTGCCCAAAAGATTGTAGATAAAATCGGCACTGCTAAATCCAGCATTTATTTTATGGCTTTCTCCTTTACTCACAACGGAATCGGCAAAGCCATTATGGATAAAGCAAAAGCAGGGGTGAAAGTCGGTGGCGTTTTCGAAACCACCGGTTCACAAACCGTTTACTCGCAGTACAAAAAGATGCTGGAGCAAAAGCTAGACGTTTATACCGATGGTAATCCTTGGGTTATGCACCACAAGGTCATCATTCTAGATGAACATATTACAATCTTTGGCTCCTTCAACTTCAGCGACAACGCCGACAAATCCAATGATGAAAACTTGCTAATTATTGATGATGAAGGGCTGGCTAAAGCCTTCAAAACAGAATATGACCGAGTATTGGAAGTGGCTAAAGCCAAAAAGAAATAG
- the murG gene encoding undecaprenyldiphospho-muramoylpentapeptide beta-N-acetylglucosaminyltransferase — MSREIRILVTGGGTGGHVTPAIAVVRAIREQAQNTDWKPVFRYLGNKRGIESKLAVEADIEFEGVESGKLRRAFNLRGYFTSENIADAFRIPVGIVQALWKVWQFHPHVVLSTGGYVSVPPVIAAWLLRVPVITHEQTVQMGLANRITARFARTIALTFEGAAQELSPRLRRKTRVTGNPVRSIIFKGDREKAIARSGFDPIDNHLPTLYVTGGAQGARIINRAIEAVLGELLPLCRIMHQCGQQPAGDEQDYDRLAKVESSLPEQLRHRYWLTRFVGDEIGDVFALTDLVISRAGAGTVTEVSALGKPTIFIPLVPTGGDEQTRNAKRSVEAGAAVIIPQAELNGVRLLDEIKKLLKNTEQLETMGKAARTLARPNAAHDLAQVVLQAVL; from the coding sequence TTGAGCAGAGAAATCCGCATATTGGTTACGGGCGGTGGTACTGGCGGACATGTAACTCCGGCAATAGCGGTAGTCCGTGCCATCCGTGAGCAAGCGCAAAATACAGATTGGAAGCCTGTATTCCGCTATCTTGGCAATAAACGTGGTATCGAAAGTAAACTGGCAGTAGAAGCGGATATTGAGTTTGAAGGCGTAGAAAGCGGTAAGTTGCGCCGCGCCTTTAACTTACGCGGTTACTTTACCAGCGAGAATATCGCCGATGCTTTCCGAATCCCGGTGGGTATTGTGCAAGCGCTCTGGAAAGTATGGCAGTTTCATCCGCATGTGGTCTTAAGTACCGGGGGTTATGTCAGTGTACCGCCTGTTATAGCGGCTTGGTTATTGCGAGTCCCGGTTATCACCCACGAACAAACCGTCCAAATGGGTCTTGCCAACCGGATAACGGCGCGTTTTGCCCGCACTATCGCCCTGACCTTTGAAGGGGCAGCGCAGGAACTATCGCCACGCTTGCGGCGCAAAACTAGAGTAACAGGCAACCCGGTACGTTCTATAATTTTTAAAGGTGACAGAGAAAAAGCAATAGCCCGTAGTGGCTTTGACCCTATTGATAATCACTTACCAACCCTGTATGTAACCGGAGGGGCGCAAGGGGCGCGTATCATCAACCGGGCAATAGAAGCAGTTTTAGGGGAGTTGTTGCCACTTTGCCGGATTATGCACCAATGTGGACAGCAACCCGCCGGAGATGAACAGGATTACGACCGTTTGGCAAAAGTAGAAAGTAGTTTGCCAGAACAGTTGCGCCACCGTTACTGGCTGACCCGTTTTGTGGGCGATGAAATCGGAGATGTTTTCGCTCTTACCGACCTCGTAATCAGTCGCGCCGGAGCAGGAACGGTTACTGAGGTTTCGGCATTGGGTAAACCTACGATTTTCATTCCCCTTGTACCAACCGGCGGCGATGAGCAAACACGCAATGCAAAGCGTAGCGTGGAAGCGGGCGCAGCGGTTATTATCCCGCAAGCAGAATTAAACGGGGTGCGTTTGCTGGACGAAATCAAGAAGCTTCTAAAGAATACCGAACAACTTGAAACGATGGGCAAAGCCGCGCGCACGCTGGCACGCCCTAACGCAGCGCACGATTTGGCGCAGGTTGTTTTACAGGCTGTTTTATAA
- a CDS encoding ribonuclease HII: MPIFPNLEFEQALWLEGKTRLVGLDEVGRGAYTASVVAAAVILPNDEKALSRLAGVRDSKMLSREARVRLVSSIRQTAVAYGIGAASPAEIERFNIRGATALAMKRALRRIGTYDHLLVDGLRVKELGLEQQTAIVKGDALCLSIACASVIAKVCRDGLMYKLAARYPGYGWENNVGYGTPEHIAGLNRLGITPHHRRSFAPIRALLQCADGA, encoded by the coding sequence ATGCCAATATTTCCAAATCTTGAATTTGAACAAGCCCTTTGGCTAGAGGGAAAAACCCGACTGGTAGGCTTGGATGAAGTTGGGCGTGGCGCATATACTGCCAGTGTAGTAGCAGCAGCGGTAATCTTGCCCAATGATGAAAAAGCCCTGTCCCGGTTAGCCGGTGTACGTGACAGCAAAATGCTATCGCGTGAAGCGCGTGTGCGCCTTGTTTCGAGCATTCGCCAAACAGCGGTTGCCTACGGTATAGGAGCAGCCTCCCCTGCCGAAATCGAACGCTTCAATATCCGAGGGGCTACCGCACTGGCAATGAAACGCGCCTTGCGTAGAATCGGCACATACGATCATTTGCTGGTAGATGGCTTGCGGGTAAAAGAACTGGGTTTGGAACAGCAAACTGCCATTGTGAAGGGCGATGCGCTGTGCCTCTCCATTGCCTGTGCATCGGTAATCGCTAAAGTTTGCCGCGATGGGCTGATGTACAAACTGGCAGCGCGTTATCCCGGCTACGGCTGGGAAAATAATGTTGGATACGGTACGCCCGAACACATAGCAGGGCTAAACCGTCTTGGAATTACGCCGCATCATCGCCGCAGTTTTGCCCCGATTCGCGCATTACTACAGTGTGCCGATGGCGCATAA
- a CDS encoding YraN family protein, translated as MDMHLPDSKARKKLGDLGERLASEKLAAVGYKIIEANWRCRYGEFDLVAWHGKCLVFVEVRTRRGDQSGSPEESLTPRKLRTLHLLGDLYLQAHPELYDEHGEPPECRYDLVAVQFNRSGLLERLEVVENILEG; from the coding sequence ATGGATATGCACCTACCAGACTCAAAAGCCCGCAAAAAATTAGGCGACTTGGGAGAGCGTTTGGCTTCCGAGAAATTAGCGGCGGTGGGTTACAAAATTATAGAGGCAAACTGGCGCTGCCGTTATGGTGAATTTGACCTAGTGGCGTGGCATGGAAAGTGCCTTGTTTTCGTGGAAGTGCGAACAAGGCGCGGTGATCAATCCGGTAGCCCTGAAGAGTCGTTGACACCCCGGAAGTTGCGAACCCTACACCTGTTGGGTGATTTATATCTACAAGCTCATCCTGAATTATATGATGAACATGGTGAGCCACCGGAATGTCGCTACGATTTGGTAGCGGTACAATTCAACCGGAGTGGCTTACTTGAACGGCTTGAAGTGGTTGAGAACATTCTGGAGGGTTGA
- the larE gene encoding ATP-dependent sacrificial sulfur transferase LarE gives MTIDFANNRIINSFGELESALAEKAAHLQSILLAMESVLVAYSGGVDSALLLKVADLTLGSENAAGCLAISPSIPPREIELARKHAEEMGVRLIITQTNEMERAGYVENSPQRCYFCKNTLFSELGEIAASGRFKFIADGFNLDDMGDYRPGMRAAKELQVRSPLQEASLSKADIRVLSKALGLPTWNKPAAACLSSRIPYGTAVTVEALEMIGKAEELLQDLGFSGVRVRHYDKMARLEVSPADLPLFVQEPIRTQVTEGLHRLGYSYVALDLDGYRTGSLNEVIQIKRKTTTQS, from the coding sequence ATGACTATAGATTTTGCTAATAATAGAATAATTAATTCTTTTGGTGAGCTTGAATCTGCGCTCGCCGAAAAAGCCGCACATTTGCAAAGTATCTTGCTTGCAATGGAGTCGGTACTGGTCGCTTATAGCGGTGGCGTTGACAGTGCGCTCTTGCTCAAAGTTGCCGACCTGACGCTAGGTTCTGAGAATGCGGCAGGTTGCCTTGCAATTTCGCCAAGCATTCCACCTCGTGAGATTGAGCTTGCCCGCAAGCATGCCGAAGAAATGGGGGTGCGGCTGATTATCACGCAGACCAACGAAATGGAGCGCGCCGGATATGTAGAAAACAGCCCACAACGCTGTTATTTCTGCAAAAACACGCTTTTTTCGGAATTGGGTGAAATAGCGGCGAGTGGCAGATTTAAATTTATCGCCGATGGGTTTAACCTGGACGATATGGGCGATTATCGCCCCGGCATGCGGGCTGCCAAAGAGTTGCAAGTGCGTAGCCCCTTGCAAGAAGCGAGTTTGAGTAAAGCAGATATTCGCGTTCTATCCAAGGCGCTAGGTTTGCCCACTTGGAACAAACCGGCAGCGGCATGCCTCAGTTCACGTATTCCCTACGGCACTGCTGTTACGGTTGAGGCTCTGGAGATGATAGGTAAAGCGGAAGAACTGCTACAGGATTTGGGCTTTAGCGGGGTGCGCGTGCGCCACTACGATAAAATGGCACGCCTCGAAGTTTCGCCCGCCGATTTGCCTCTTTTTGTGCAAGAACCCATCCGTACTCAGGTAACTGAGGGTTTGCACCGACTCGGTTATAGTTATGTAGCGCTTGACCTAGATGGCTATCGCACCGGAAGCCTGAACGAAGTAATTCAGATTAAGCGAAAGACGACGACACAGTCGTGA
- a CDS encoding M67 family metallopeptidase, producing the protein MNFFIKRAALANIEQLAREGFPYEICGFLGGSVLGQAIELKPTRNISGQPQVEYNIAPEQTLETLLAFEVRGMKLTGVYHSHPRYPARPSQTDIRLADLPGVMYLITSVYENNNGTLDCETRAYRIEKGRAHETKLEVI; encoded by the coding sequence GTGAATTTCTTTATCAAGCGCGCAGCACTGGCGAACATCGAGCAACTGGCGCGAGAAGGCTTTCCTTATGAGATTTGCGGTTTTCTGGGCGGTAGTGTGCTGGGTCAGGCAATTGAGCTAAAGCCCACCCGCAATATCTCAGGGCAACCGCAAGTAGAATACAATATAGCGCCAGAGCAAACGCTGGAAACTTTACTGGCGTTTGAGGTGCGTGGCATGAAATTGACCGGGGTTTACCATTCGCACCCGCGCTATCCTGCCCGTCCTAGCCAAACCGATATACGGCTGGCAGATTTACCGGGTGTGATGTACCTGATTACCTCGGTTTATGAAAACAATAACGGCACTTTAGACTGTGAGACGCGCGCTTATCGAATTGAGAAGGGACGCGCTCACGAAACTAAACTTGAAGTGATTTAA
- a CDS encoding trans-sulfuration enzyme family protein, producing the protein MATQPSQHGIQTRLIHAPRIADDTTAVSPPIYQTSTFRVNSPEEGAELSNVIAPATLYGRYGTPNTKQVEAALADLEGSEAALAVGSGMAAVTIALMSNLKAGDHLIAQNTHYTATLTLFTHTLPSYGVAVTLVDQRDPEAFARAVRPNTKIIYTESPTNPTMDLTDLQITAEIAHAAGALAITDNTFASTWNQRPLELGYDVVIHSATKYLNGHADVTAGVILGKQALIERAWDYARVMGPVLHPFEAWLLQRGLRTYGLRMAAHNRNALEVAHYLEKHPAVAQVFYPGLPSHPQHELAKRQMKGGFGGMLAFDMKGGFDAAYRLIGRTKICVLAVSLGGVETLITHPASMVHSRQTEEELRAAGILPGLIRLSVGVEDVADIIADLEQALAN; encoded by the coding sequence ATGGCAACCCAACCCTCGCAACACGGCATTCAAACCCGCCTTATCCATGCGCCTCGTATAGCCGATGATACCACTGCCGTTAGTCCTCCCATTTACCAAACCAGCACTTTTCGAGTCAATAGCCCAGAAGAGGGTGCGGAATTATCAAATGTGATTGCGCCTGCCACGCTTTATGGGCGTTACGGTACGCCCAATACCAAACAAGTGGAAGCGGCGTTAGCTGATTTGGAGGGTTCGGAAGCGGCGCTGGCGGTTGGCTCAGGTATGGCGGCGGTCACCATCGCTTTGATGTCCAACCTGAAAGCGGGCGACCACCTGATTGCCCAAAATACCCATTACACCGCTACGCTAACACTCTTTACCCACACCTTGCCTTCTTACGGAGTAGCAGTGACGCTGGTGGATCAGCGCGACCCTGAAGCCTTTGCCCGTGCTGTTCGTCCAAATACAAAAATTATCTATACCGAATCGCCTACCAATCCCACTATGGATTTGACCGATCTGCAAATTACCGCCGAAATAGCGCATGCGGCGGGTGCGCTGGCTATTACCGATAACACTTTCGCCTCGACATGGAATCAGCGTCCGCTAGAGCTTGGCTATGATGTGGTGATACATAGCGCCACCAAGTATCTCAACGGGCATGCTGATGTGACGGCGGGGGTTATTCTGGGTAAGCAGGCTTTGATAGAGCGGGCGTGGGATTATGCGCGCGTGATGGGTCCGGTTTTGCACCCTTTCGAGGCGTGGCTATTGCAGCGCGGTCTGCGAACCTACGGTTTGCGAATGGCAGCGCACAACCGCAATGCGCTGGAAGTGGCGCATTATCTGGAAAAGCATCCGGCGGTAGCGCAAGTCTTTTATCCGGGCTTGCCCTCGCACCCGCAGCACGAATTAGCAAAACGCCAGATGAAGGGCGGTTTCGGCGGGATGCTTGCTTTTGATATGAAAGGTGGCTTTGACGCAGCCTATCGCCTAATCGGGCGCACCAAAATTTGTGTGCTGGCGGTCAGTTTGGGTGGCGTGGAGACGCTTATTACGCATCCTGCCTCGATGGTACATTCGCGCCAGACTGAGGAAGAATTGCGCGCTGCCGGGATTCTGCCGGGACTTATTCGGCTCTCGGTGGGGGTAGAAGATGTAGCGGATATTATCGCCGACCTTGAGCAAGCGCTGGCAAACTGA